One Osmerus eperlanus chromosome 16, fOsmEpe2.1, whole genome shotgun sequence DNA segment encodes these proteins:
- the LOC134036848 gene encoding uncharacterized protein KIAA0040 homolog, whose amino-acid sequence MEKREDTILEFFNNVWHYATDKHDQGVYNTVCLVVLLALPLVVLLTSLVVCCHCCCCRHATCRCCREGCRGRAKSDKKKKNSTNEDLWISVKTGPMTPDRVALTMV is encoded by the coding sequence ATGGAGAAAAGGGAGGACACCATCTTGGAATTCTTCAACAATGTGTGGCACTATGCCACAGACAAGCATGACCAGGGGGTTTACAACACCGTGTGCCTGGTGGTCCTCCTGGCGTTGCCTCTGGTGGTCCTTCTCACCTCCCTGGTGGTGTGCTGTCACTGTTGCTGCTGTCGCCATGCCACCTGCCGCTGCTGCAGAGAGGGTTGCCGAGGCAGAGCCAAAtcggacaagaagaagaagaactcAACCAATGAGGACCTGTGGATCTCTGTGAAAACGGGACCCATGACCCCAGACAGAGTGGCTCTGACTATGGTGTAG